Proteins from a genomic interval of Macrobrachium nipponense isolate FS-2020 chromosome 33, ASM1510439v2, whole genome shotgun sequence:
- the LOC135202899 gene encoding uncharacterized protein LOC135202899, which translates to MTEALQPLLLAEAITDCDLREAAKQLRKREDVTICRVDKTAAFVLMQTEEYHRKIEEILADTTKFTRITKNPVDNIKRKANRIIETVNATSYALHLPPITGDRNLGYIYRNVKTHKQGSPLRPIISQIPAPTYLLAKKLNTILTLYVPDTYSSKSSAEFLEALRVTPSRRCIASMDVESLFTNVPVNETIQMILDKVYRDPDTPPLNIPEHALRALLDICTKMAPFSDHRGRMYTQIDRVAMGSSLGVLFPNFYTGTVEERVFQNSSKLSMYLRYIDGSFVSADSQVKIEQLRCAFHYHSCLSFTIEHCEDRRLPFLDILVEQQDTRFRTNVYTKPTNLGMCMNRESECP; encoded by the coding sequence ATGACTGAAGCCCTTCAACCACTTCTGCTTGCCGAGGCTATCACAGACTGtgacctgagggaagcagccaaGCAGTTAAGGAAACGAGAGGACGTCACTATATGCAGGGTGGACAAAACTGCTGCCTTCGTACTTATGCAGACTGAAGAATATCATCGGAAAATAGAAGAAATCCTAGCAGACACCACAAAATTCACCAGGATCACCAAGAACCCCGTCGACAACATCAAACGTAAGGCAAATCGGATCATAGAGACGGTCAATGCCACCTCTTACGCCCTTCATCTACCACCTATCACGGGCGACCGTAACCTGGGGTACATCTACAGGAACGTCAAGACTCATAAGCAAGGGAGCCCCCTTCGCCCAATTATTAGCCAGATTcctgcccctacgtacctgttggccaagaagcTTAACACCATTCTGACCCTGTACGTCCCGGACACTTACAGCTCTAAGTCGTCAGCTGAGTTCCTAGAAGCCTTACGAGTAACGCCCTCCAGAAGATGtatcgcttcgatggatgtggAGTCCTTATTTACCAACGTCCCGGTCAATGAGACCattcaaatgatcttggacaaggTATACAGGGACCCCGATACACCACCCTTAAACATCCCTGAACATGCCCTTCGTGCATTGCTGGATATCTGCACTAAGATGGCCCCCTTTTCCGACCACCGCGGCCgcatgtacacccagatcgacaGGGTGGCGATGGGTTCCTCCCTTGGAGTCCTCTTCCCCAATTTTTACACGGGCActgtcgaagagagggtcttccagaattccagcaaacTAAGCATGTATTTGCGCTACATCGATGGCAGCTTCGTCAGCGCCGACTCCCAGGTaaagatagagcagctgcgatgtGCATTTCATTATCACAGCTGCCTTTCCTTTACCATAGAACACTGCgaagaccgccgcctccccttcctcgacATCCTTGTCGAGCAGCAAGACACCAGATTCCGCACGAACGTGTACAcaaagccgacgaacctgggtatgtgtATGAACAGAGAGAGCGAGTGCCCTTAG